The sequence gaaaaataaacactgcagtgagtgagaatgttctgaaacgcacaaagtttggataatgcaagaaacaactgtttctgctcaccacagagtttcttctaccaacataattatttatctgcatatttcacgtaaggaataaagtgaaaacactacatatttacgggtttggtgtatttttgttcgttgcgATCTTTAATTTATATGTGCTTCcgacaccactctctcttgtaaaaacggtaaacaatacaaatttttacaaataccaccacaatttataatagtatatgagcattttgacattggagtataaatttatgcgccaaaaaagagggtactgtcatacttgccaaactccatatgaaaaaaaaatccgttgtcccCCCTCTGCTTTCCGGAGACCAGTCGGACACttcttaaattaaatatttgtaaaggcCTAGTTGGAAGTATCGCAGATGGTCGCCACATCAGCATGCTGACAAATTTAGAGGATATTTTGGAATACAAGATATCCAGCTTTTGGCTAATTTACAATCCAGCTCAATCAAAGTTTATTGTCTAATTATCAGAATACTGTTCTAAACCTCTATGGTAGGGGAAACGTAATATGCATCTCCGGtacaaaacgaccctttgggatttttgacgattttttcggCAGTCGTTCCAAAGTTTTTCAACAGCGCATGCACTTTGGATCGTGAACTACCAATTCagcagtaaacattcttgaaaataggTCTGAGACACCGCTAAAAAcgtcaaaaggtcgttttgccccgggagTTTACTTTACCACGTAATTCGAAACATGTATTGGATAAAGCGTGTCGGATACCCTTTGGAGAGACCAGACAAGAAGCGACATTCTTGTAAGTACTGTGGAGGAGGACATTGGGAAAAGCATTCGTCTTATCAGTATTTGCAGAAAGCATGGTAGATGCCATTCGCAACATATATCGCACAAATGAGCATAGCTGTCAAgcataaataataattattctacTTAAAAATCCCAATGCAGTCGCACCCTAAGCGTAACTCATTCATAGTTTGTTCATTGCATACGTAAAGATTgacggaaaatattttcaacCAACAATTCGTGGCGACGACATATGGTGTTAAGTTTTCCGCCAAGAATCACGTTGTACACATTGTCCAAACACGTGAGCTATAATTTGCTAACTTGTTGAGTTGATGGAGTGTTTGTACACAACGAATCGCTTTTAGTGTAGCCAGCTGATGTCTAAATGTGACTGGTTTGGCTGGAATAGTGTGCCCTCCGATCAAAGACCAACTTCCGGCTGGcaaaacttcaaatgacgtacCACACCGATGCAGGGCTTGATGCAGTTAGCACCTGAATGGTTTTGTGCGAAAATGGGCTCGTTGAAAATCGAAAGGTCAAGTGGCTTCACTCTAGTTAATAAAACGGCggtacaaatatttttcattacaCATTTTATTCATCGCTCTATAAATTacaacttttttattcttctttcatTCATGCTGGAACTTATTTGTTTGTCCTGAGAGTCGCATTCTTTGCTTCATTCATCATTCGGTCAGCCAGGTCGGATACATTGTCGCAGTTCAACTGCTTTTCAATGCTATGGTGAGGAGTTGAAGGAAATGTATGCGGAGAAGGCATCTAACACTGGCTGTAAAAGATAGCACAGCTAAAAGACATTTCCGTGACGAAACGTTCCTTGAGCTATAGAGGTTGAAATTTATCGTCAAGACCATTTGTTTAGTAGGTATGTGGTGAAAACTGAATCTGGTGCACATATATCGCACCGAATGATAGATgttaattttgatacacttgTTTGTCTGTGCTGAGGGCACCAACAATGAGTAATTGCACTTTCATTTCACGCTTCTGTTTGCCCTGTGTTTCAAGTTAGGATCTCTTCAATAGTAGGATGACGACAACAGCGTGGCGTAGTATCTTGCTGGTGCGGCCGCTGCCACTGGAACCAGTGGGGCAGCATCGTATTCCGTTATCCTGCTGATGCCAGGGGATCCTCCAGATACTCTTTCAGATGCCAGGTATGATGGATAGGTTAATTGTAAAGGTGTTTGTTGCTCAGGTGCGACATAATTGGGAAAGCTTGTGGCGTAGATGATTTCACCAGCCGGAGTCAGGAACGTTGAAACTGGTGTTGCCGAGGCATAAGCCAATAATACGCTAGAGATGATAAACTGAAATAGGTAGGAAGTAAAAAGAATATAAGTGAAAAGATTTTGAATGTAACTATATACTAAATTATTTGGATAAATGTAAATTGTTTTTCCGAATTTTAGGATCCTCTAATGATCCTAACAGAAACCAAAGATTGCACAGATTGGTTTTCGGGAAAATATTTAGAATTTCTGAATATTAGTGATGCCCTGAATTCTATTTACAGACCTCTAGGAAACATTAAAAGGTCCAAGGAAGCTTAATGAGTCAgttttataacatttttattattaaatatcttgacagtgcatatgcacagcacatgcttCGAAATGATCGTACATCCGAGtttccgaataatatgcaattaacttttttcatatttctatGTGAAATAATGTTATGAGCTTATTCTCATAAGTCGAGTTATTGCTAGTCCGATGAAGACTATTCCTTGATGGtaattttacatatacgtatgtCCTCAAAAGTAAGAGTATCTGATGGATGACTATGCAATTTTGCAATTGACTCTGTAACTGAGCTACGAAGGATCTCCGTCGCTTAAAagtaccagtctagcgtactgagggtcatgggttcgagtcccatcgaaggatagtggttacctccaatacatttttcacatTCACATTCACAGTTCCACATAATGTACGTatgaagttttattttttcggaaatttcggAACAAAATTGATCCAAATGAAGTTATGGCCAGATAGATTTGGATGGGGTTCGGACTGAAACTTAGGTTAAATCCGGGGGAGATGCTGCGTCGGTATAGATGCCGCACTTTAGAGATCTGGTAGAACAGACTTGATTTATTGACGCAAATGTATGTGAGAGGGTGTCTTTTGTAGCGAAAACAAAAACGTAAGtagtaccgtggggcatcgaaatccgtacacttaagcaccttagtacatgaaaaagtcattagaaaacaGGAATCGaacgtaaataaaacgtttgttatTGGCaaaggagcatgaaggcttctacttttgaagtgtttcacatttactcattaaaaacgtcaaaaaacatgataaaataatgaataaaatcaattactcctgactcgaaatccgtccaccgtggacggatttcgaatcaaaggatcaaaatccgtacagctatttttaaactaaatataTGAATTGAAGcattctgattgactaaactaccactgtaaatagttcgaaacgcaccttgagaagcgatcccttcgatttgattccgcttatcttatgtaatgattcgcaattagcaattaaaacacaattacttttggtgcaattatgctctacacgaaaacaaaatggcggcctaaactccgcgtttggtgggtggcgatttgtttttgatttttgttgttttaattccaaagccttctttccattacTATGCcgtaaaagcttactgccaagtatctgaacaggataagataaattatttcttcattaatCACCTTCAACCCTcttaaatttattgatatctcatgaggtggacggatttcggtgctgtacggatttcggtcccgcacggtaactGCTCATTCTTATCAGCCAAAAAAGTAATATGACGGTTAAATACATTTATTAACGCCGCGGAGGCCGTAGAACTTCTAAcgttatttttaataaatatgttttcacGTCACGTTTCCGAGTTCAGCAATAagcattaataaaaattaaGAGGAAGGGGATCATCTGACTTCTCTGTGTCTTTCAAAAGGAttcaaaacctgccaaagcgcgaaaaaaatagaaggaagctggagactgcAGATATTCCTTCCCACTCTAACATTTAAAATAATGTTTCTCCTATAGAACTGAGTAAGGTCCATGATCCATGGTGACCTTTAGCCcaaaaagggaatttgctgacagataagacCGAGGTGGCTGCCAGATAGAAGcaacgattgtacgacaattccccgaatgcaatttccccgaatgcaatttcctcgaatgacaattccccgaaagacacaattccccgaatgtaacattcccccgaatgcttctctcttctttttgaGTGTGGCACAAAGCGATTGTAGGATTTCTGATCCGgaggttgcgagttcgattcccggctcGGCTTAAGATGCTTCAGGATGGAAAGCATTTTCGGCTCCTTGAGCGCAGTGGGTCCGTCCACTGCACTTGCCACACAAAacattcatgcaactggcaggcacgggaaagctttcaataactgtggaaatgctagtagaacactaagttgaaaaacagtaAAAGTCGAAGTGAAGATatattgccttctttaaatgtatgAGTTTCCTTGGTATGATTAATTCATCTGCCCGGTTTAAAGCAAAAGGAAGTAATAAGGGGCCATGCACAAAGTACGTCACTCTCCTAGGGTGGAAAGGGgctccgagcagcgtgacgactcatacaaaaaatttAGAGGTTTAATATAAAAAGTGTGACCAAGGGGGTggaggagggggttgaaaatagccaaattttgcgtgacgcactttatggatcttccctaatgtcttcctcaaatgaacacatttgcctggtataaggcaaagagaaTAGATAGTCCCTTTTTTAAGGGCAAGCatcacagaatccaaaactaaattcactcacGTTTCCAAGGACACACTACTCAATACGGAGGCAGCGGACAACTtttgttttaattatttcagctttgctgcatcgaagcatgcgtggaataatgaaaatgtgcatagcatagttacggcgtacttcgtagattggacactagtgacactcatttttttttaaatctttattcagATTGCTCTCAGAAATCAAGGAGGGTgtgatccttgatttcaatctaggataaaaatcacgaaagcatgaggattactactcctggtcacgcccatcttcacccaCGGATATTGGATCTTTAAacgctgtttatttttcggacgcatacagcatgaggattactactcctggtcacgcccatcttcacccaCGGATATTGGATCTTTAAacgctgtttatttttcggacgcatacagtcgattgcCAAGATGTGTTTGCCAGAGGTACtatgttttcggggaattgttccattcggggaaatgtcattcggggaattggttttctgggaatgattgtacgacaattccccgaaaaccagttccccgaatgcaatttccccgaatgtaattaACCCGAATTTAACAATTcaccgaatgcaatttccccgaatgtaacaat comes from Armigeres subalbatus isolate Guangzhou_Male chromosome 2, GZ_Asu_2, whole genome shotgun sequence and encodes:
- the LOC134210355 gene encoding uncharacterized protein LOC134210355 codes for the protein MLNYFIISSVLLAYASATPVSTFLTPAGEIIYATSFPNYVAPEQQTPLQLTYPSYLASERVSGGSPGISRITEYDAAPLVPVAAAAPARYYATLLSSSYY